A section of the bacterium genome encodes:
- the rnr gene encoding ribonuclease R — MKRTQQILELLRAFSDTPVPESFLIRKIGVPPKQVGRFTEALDELVAEGRIVDTGHGYVLTSQRREVATGRIIIKDEGFGFLVPEQGEGEDFYVPRSGFGLARNGDTVLASVRRLGGGRAEAFVQKVLERSTRATLGLYVGGGGGGYVIPENLPGVRRILIAGGNTCGAKDQQKVEVELPENQPLQETLKGRIVNVLGYPGSLAAERATLLRMHGFPLVFTKEAIAAAEALSAEELTASDDHREDLTDMVCCTIDPASAKDFDDAVTLEPRGDGWLAAVHIADVSHYVTPGSEIDREAVKRATSVYLPQGASPMLPEKLTGDICSLRPNERRRAVSVIFEITDEGEILSRKVVRSWIQSRRRFTYEEVQELLDEYDRKRGSANRWSKRLDYGIAEPWEARVAGYRWFARILREERFALGGLEFETEEVEVELDTHGKAVRVYPRPRIESYSVIEEWMLLANRTVTELFEQRIGKKSPFVYRVHEKPDDGKVSEFVLFAEDLGYPWTGGDPTDSLALQKFIHTLQNAPDSHLLNDMAIRSMMRAQYTTENVGHFGLGFDWYTHFTSPIRRYPDVMVHRLLIDFLIEKTKKRAPDSLHEELVKLCRHSSEREQAATEAEREGVKWKQVEYLERFLEQTLEAVIVAVKTRGVFIQLVDTLAQTFLPVDRLANEYLVYHPRSHVLRSRSGRFVYRLGDRIQVMVDQVDLVRHRVECSLVTERKLLPKVLDTDSDVPKIERKQKWNERVTGGRHHSKQKPMKRNPHGRHR; from the coding sequence TACCACCGAAACAAGTAGGGAGATTTACCGAAGCGCTGGACGAGTTAGTTGCCGAGGGGCGAATCGTGGACACTGGACACGGCTATGTTCTTACATCGCAGCGCCGTGAAGTTGCCACTGGCCGCATCATCATCAAAGATGAAGGATTCGGGTTTCTCGTTCCGGAGCAAGGGGAAGGGGAAGACTTCTATGTTCCGCGCAGCGGTTTCGGTTTAGCCCGGAATGGCGACACTGTTTTGGCAAGCGTCCGTCGGCTTGGTGGCGGCAGAGCGGAAGCGTTTGTGCAAAAAGTTCTCGAACGTTCCACCCGCGCAACTTTAGGGTTATATGTCGGCGGCGGTGGCGGCGGGTATGTCATTCCCGAGAATTTACCCGGTGTTCGGCGAATTCTAATTGCTGGCGGCAATACCTGTGGAGCGAAAGATCAACAAAAAGTCGAGGTGGAACTTCCCGAGAACCAACCGCTGCAAGAAACGCTCAAAGGGCGCATTGTAAACGTTCTTGGTTATCCCGGCTCGTTGGCTGCGGAGCGAGCGACCCTGTTACGGATGCACGGTTTCCCGTTGGTGTTTACGAAGGAAGCGATAGCTGCCGCCGAAGCTTTGTCCGCTGAAGAACTTACGGCAAGCGATGACCATCGGGAAGATTTAACCGATATGGTTTGTTGTACCATCGATCCGGCGAGTGCGAAGGATTTCGATGATGCCGTGACATTAGAACCTCGCGGCGACGGTTGGCTGGCTGCGGTTCATATTGCCGACGTCTCGCACTATGTGACACCGGGCAGCGAGATCGACCGGGAAGCGGTGAAGCGGGCAACTTCGGTGTATCTGCCGCAAGGCGCTTCGCCAATGTTACCGGAGAAACTCACAGGTGATATCTGTTCGCTTCGTCCAAATGAAAGGCGACGAGCTGTTAGCGTCATTTTTGAGATTACCGACGAAGGCGAGATTCTTTCCCGAAAAGTAGTGCGTTCGTGGATTCAATCGCGACGACGATTTACCTACGAAGAAGTGCAGGAACTCCTCGACGAATACGACCGGAAACGCGGCTCGGCGAATCGCTGGAGCAAACGGCTCGATTATGGAATAGCGGAACCGTGGGAAGCGCGGGTTGCCGGATACCGTTGGTTCGCAAGGATTTTACGCGAAGAGCGGTTTGCATTAGGTGGTTTAGAGTTTGAGACCGAAGAAGTCGAAGTTGAATTAGATACACACGGAAAAGCCGTTCGCGTCTATCCCCGCCCTCGGATCGAAAGTTATTCGGTAATAGAAGAGTGGATGTTGTTGGCGAATCGCACCGTTACCGAATTGTTTGAGCAACGGATCGGTAAGAAGTCGCCGTTTGTATATCGCGTCCACGAAAAGCCCGACGATGGAAAGGTGAGCGAATTCGTTCTGTTTGCCGAGGATCTCGGTTATCCGTGGACGGGTGGCGATCCCACCGATTCGCTTGCCTTGCAGAAATTCATTCACACTTTACAGAATGCGCCCGATTCGCATTTGCTAAACGATATGGCGATTCGCAGCATGATGCGCGCACAGTACACCACCGAAAATGTCGGACACTTCGGTCTTGGCTTCGATTGGTATACCCACTTTACGAGTCCGATTCGGCGTTATCCCGATGTGATGGTGCATCGACTGCTCATCGATTTTCTCATCGAGAAAACGAAGAAACGGGCTCCAGACTCGCTCCATGAAGAGCTGGTGAAACTATGCCGCCACAGTTCCGAACGGGAGCAGGCAGCCACCGAAGCCGAACGAGAGGGCGTCAAGTGGAAGCAAGTGGAATACCTCGAGCGTTTCCTCGAGCAGACGTTGGAAGCCGTCATTGTCGCTGTAAAAACGCGCGGTGTGTTCATTCAACTGGTGGATACGCTCGCTCAAACATTTCTGCCGGTTGATCGGTTGGCGAATGAGTACTTGGTGTATCATCCCCGTAGCCATGTTCTGCGCAGCCGCTCGGGGCGTTTCGTCTACCGGTTGGGCGACCGGATTCAAGTGATGGTCGATCAAGTCGATTTGGTGCGGCATCGGGTGGAATGCTCATTGGTTACCGAACGGAAACTGCTGCCGAAAGTGTTGGATACCGATAGTGATGTGCCAAAAATCGAGCGGAAACAGAAATGGAACGAGCGGGTAACCGGCGGCAGGCACCACTCAAAACAAAAACCGATGAAACGAAATCCCCACGGAAGACATCGTTAA
- the tgt gene encoding tRNA guanosine(34) transglycosylase Tgt, whose amino-acid sequence MSLDENNSQPFRFELLTGEKVSSRRGRLYTPHGIIETPTFWPVGTIGAVKLLTPWQLLATNAQGMLSNTYHLMLRPGTKALIELGGLHRWGCWQKPLLTDSGGFQVMSHAPRRKLSEDGVTFQSHLNGDTFHLTPEESIGIQRAIGADIIFMLDVCPPFGAPEIEMREAHERTLRWASRNRQAFRDLPPLYGNEQTLWPVVQGGTDLTLRKESAEALSEGNDFGYAVGGLAVGEPKELMWPATAAVTETLPVHAPKHLLGVGTPEDLLDAIVLGIDSFDCVLPTRNARHGIAFTSHGIVRIKNEKYKLDELPLDPTCKCDVCNGETGGISRSLLRHLYFAAEPNAQALLTYHNVTYYHRLLSDARSAIEQNRYPSFVAETKARWREL is encoded by the coding sequence ATGAGTCTCGACGAAAACAACTCACAACCATTCCGGTTTGAATTATTGACCGGGGAAAAAGTCTCGTCCCGCCGGGGACGGCTCTATACACCCCACGGTATTATCGAAACGCCGACCTTTTGGCCGGTGGGAACCATCGGCGCAGTGAAGTTATTGACGCCTTGGCAACTGCTCGCGACGAATGCCCAAGGGATGTTATCGAATACCTACCATTTGATGCTGCGGCCAGGCACGAAAGCGTTAATTGAATTGGGCGGGTTGCACCGATGGGGATGTTGGCAAAAACCACTCTTAACCGATTCGGGTGGCTTTCAAGTAATGTCCCATGCTCCTCGCCGCAAACTCTCGGAGGATGGTGTCACTTTTCAATCACATTTGAATGGTGACACTTTTCATTTGACCCCGGAAGAATCGATCGGAATTCAACGCGCTATCGGCGCTGACATCATCTTCATGCTCGATGTCTGTCCCCCCTTTGGTGCACCGGAAATAGAGATGCGGGAAGCCCACGAGCGTACTTTGCGGTGGGCGAGTCGTAACCGGCAGGCTTTCCGGGATTTACCCCCGTTATATGGCAACGAGCAAACGCTTTGGCCGGTGGTACAAGGGGGAACCGACCTAACCTTGCGGAAAGAGTCGGCTGAAGCATTATCGGAAGGGAACGACTTTGGTTATGCCGTTGGCGGATTAGCGGTCGGCGAACCGAAGGAACTGATGTGGCCGGCAACCGCGGCTGTTACGGAAACGCTGCCGGTTCATGCTCCGAAACATTTATTGGGAGTTGGAACACCCGAAGATTTACTCGATGCGATTGTGTTGGGTATCGATTCCTTCGATTGTGTGCTACCTACCCGGAATGCGCGGCACGGCATTGCTTTTACCTCGCACGGTATCGTCCGGATCAAGAACGAGAAGTACAAATTGGATGAATTACCGCTTGATCCTACTTGTAAATGCGATGTTTGTAATGGTGAAACCGGAGGAATTTCGCGATCACTGCTCCGGCACTTATATTTTGCAGCGGAACCGAATGCTCAGGCATTACTTACGTATCATAATGTAACCTATTATCATCGTTTGCTTTCCGATGCCCGCTCTGCTATCGAACAGAACCGGTATCCGTCCTTTGTCGCGGAAACGAAAGCGCGATGGCGCGAATTATAA
- the yajC gene encoding preprotein translocase subunit YajC: MHFNWILLQAASNPQQPQGMSLFGFLPIVLVFVVMYFFLIRPQAKKAKEHQKLLDSITAGTEIVTSGGIHGRVKGVKGQNNEILILEIAEGLKVEIDRAAVARVKGGEGK, translated from the coding sequence ATGCATTTCAATTGGATTTTACTACAAGCGGCTTCCAATCCGCAACAACCGCAAGGTATGTCGCTGTTCGGCTTTTTGCCGATTGTCCTGGTGTTTGTCGTGATGTATTTTTTCTTAATCCGACCACAGGCTAAGAAAGCGAAAGAGCATCAGAAACTGCTCGATTCAATTACTGCCGGTACTGAAATTGTAACCAGCGGTGGTATTCACGGACGGGTGAAGGGTGTGAAGGGTCAGAACAACGAAATTCTGATTTTGGAGATTGCCGAAGGATTAAAAGTCGAAATCGACCGTGCCGCTGTGGCGCGGGTGAAAGGTGGAGAGGGTAAGTAA
- the def gene encoding peptide deformylase: MGVRIFGDRVLKQRAEPVIEFDDSLRELTEAMKETMLESDGIGLAAPQVGVLKRLFIMGVPHNMKEREGAREWYVVINPVFLEKSDTDVVMEEGCLSFPGLYFEVGRPDAVSIKYQDEYGNEKTLDAEGVLARVIQHEYDHLDGTLFIDRISAFKRSLLRNKLKKLQEENQ, encoded by the coding sequence TTGGGTGTTCGGATTTTTGGCGACCGGGTTTTAAAGCAACGAGCGGAACCGGTTATTGAGTTTGACGATTCGTTACGCGAGCTAACGGAAGCGATGAAGGAGACGATGTTAGAGTCCGATGGTATCGGACTTGCCGCTCCGCAGGTCGGCGTTCTGAAACGACTTTTCATTATGGGGGTACCCCATAATATGAAAGAGCGGGAAGGCGCTCGCGAATGGTATGTAGTGATTAATCCCGTGTTTCTCGAAAAGTCCGATACCGATGTCGTAATGGAAGAAGGGTGTTTGTCGTTTCCCGGCTTGTACTTTGAAGTCGGTCGTCCCGATGCGGTTTCGATTAAGTATCAGGACGAATATGGCAATGAGAAAACCCTCGACGCCGAGGGGGTGCTTGCCCGCGTTATCCAACACGAATACGATCATCTCGATGGTACTCTCTTTATTGATAGGATCTCGGCTTTCAAGCGGTCACTACTCAGAAATAAGTTGAAAAAACTACAGGAAGAAAACCAATAA